The following proteins are co-located in the Mesorhizobium australicum WSM2073 genome:
- a CDS encoding TonB-dependent siderophore receptor produces MEVTFLQGFNAIERGCIWSRRGLLATTCLATLAGAYQASAQQAGTQASGGATVLEPITVSGEAGGDTSPEDDKTVAAKRSSGATKTDTPLIETPRSVSVVTRKELDERGAQDIIEAVRYSSGVSTGAYGFDPRFDQIYIRGYDATTLGDYKDGLRQPYINYGTFRTDPYSLERVEVIKGPVSVLYGAGTPAGIVNKVPKLPTEDRIREVELLYGTKDRAQAAFDFGGPVTKGSDDFLYRIVGLARNGDTNFDIADDRYLLQPSFTWNPDAATSFTIYGLVQADETDSNVGVITDPSGKVHTLRESDPDYDHQKIRQQQVGYKFEHDFGGGITVRQNVRYSHLDLRSRYLAVSGWTGTVAHRYATSIRDEMNVFQADNQVEARFDTGALAHTLLLGLDYTNLTSSFGYGFDPPDPAYDFDIANPTYGFSGPTPDTTFSASDADLSQTGVYALDQVELDKWRFTLGGRQTWVEQTRDYFGGGSEAVDKNAFSMQAGALYLFDSGVAPFASYATSFEPISNRSADGGGILQPTKGEQFEVGVKYQPPGTDILLSAVAYHLVEKNKPVVVDPNAGTYRSLGEVTSNGFELEARAAVMDGLDVIAAYNYNHAEITGAGPDSTELDKVPAVTPEHVASLWANYKFDEGSAAPGLSVGAGVRLQSATYTDTSNTAKNDAAVYLDASASYDFGAIDKRYEGVSAAFAVRNIADDRATVCNSGYCYMGQGRNITASLKRRW; encoded by the coding sequence ATGGAAGTGACATTTCTTCAAGGCTTCAACGCGATCGAACGGGGCTGCATCTGGTCGCGGCGAGGGCTGCTTGCCACGACATGCCTGGCGACGCTGGCTGGTGCCTACCAAGCCTCCGCCCAGCAGGCAGGCACCCAGGCATCGGGCGGCGCCACCGTGCTCGAGCCCATTACGGTCAGCGGCGAGGCCGGCGGCGACACGTCCCCCGAGGACGACAAGACGGTGGCCGCCAAGCGCAGCTCCGGTGCGACCAAGACGGACACGCCGCTCATCGAAACGCCCCGCTCGGTCTCGGTGGTGACACGCAAGGAACTCGATGAGCGCGGCGCGCAGGACATTATCGAGGCGGTGCGTTATTCCTCAGGCGTCAGCACCGGCGCTTACGGATTCGACCCGCGATTCGACCAGATCTATATCAGGGGCTACGACGCAACCACGCTCGGCGACTACAAGGACGGCCTGCGCCAGCCCTATATCAACTACGGCACGTTCCGCACCGACCCCTACTCGCTCGAACGCGTCGAGGTGATCAAGGGACCGGTATCGGTGCTTTACGGCGCGGGAACGCCGGCAGGCATCGTCAACAAGGTGCCCAAGCTGCCGACCGAGGACAGGATCAGGGAAGTCGAACTGCTTTATGGCACGAAGGACAGGGCGCAGGCCGCCTTCGATTTCGGCGGTCCGGTCACCAAGGGCAGTGACGATTTCCTCTACAGGATCGTCGGCCTGGCGCGAAACGGCGACACCAATTTCGACATCGCCGACGACCGCTATTTGCTGCAGCCGTCGTTCACCTGGAATCCGGACGCCGCGACGTCCTTCACCATCTATGGGCTGGTGCAGGCGGACGAGACCGATTCCAATGTCGGCGTGATCACCGATCCGTCGGGAAAGGTCCACACCCTGCGCGAGAGCGACCCCGACTATGACCATCAGAAGATCCGGCAGCAGCAGGTCGGCTACAAGTTCGAGCACGACTTCGGCGGCGGCATCACGGTGCGCCAGAATGTACGATACTCCCATCTCGACCTGAGGTCGCGCTATCTCGCGGTTTCCGGTTGGACAGGTACGGTCGCGCATCGTTATGCGACCTCAATTCGCGACGAAATGAACGTTTTCCAGGCCGACAACCAGGTCGAGGCCAGGTTCGACACCGGGGCGCTCGCCCACACGCTGCTTCTCGGCCTCGACTACACGAACCTGACCTCGTCCTTCGGCTATGGGTTCGATCCGCCCGATCCGGCCTACGATTTCGACATTGCCAACCCGACCTACGGTTTCTCCGGCCCGACCCCGGACACCACGTTCTCTGCGTCCGACGCGGATCTGAGCCAGACCGGCGTCTATGCGCTGGATCAGGTCGAACTGGACAAATGGCGTTTCACGCTCGGTGGCCGCCAGACCTGGGTCGAGCAGACGCGCGACTATTTTGGGGGCGGTTCCGAAGCGGTGGACAAGAACGCCTTCAGCATGCAGGCCGGCGCCCTCTATCTGTTCGATAGCGGCGTCGCGCCCTTCGCCAGCTACGCGACGTCATTCGAACCGATCTCGAACCGCTCGGCCGATGGCGGCGGCATTCTTCAGCCTACGAAGGGCGAACAGTTCGAAGTGGGGGTCAAGTACCAGCCACCGGGAACGGATATCCTGCTGTCCGCGGTCGCCTACCATCTGGTCGAGAAGAACAAGCCGGTAGTCGTCGATCCCAATGCGGGCACCTATCGTTCACTGGGCGAGGTCACCAGCAATGGTTTTGAACTGGAAGCCCGCGCGGCCGTCATGGACGGGCTCGACGTGATCGCGGCCTATAACTACAACCATGCCGAGATCACGGGCGCAGGCCCTGACTCGACGGAGTTGGACAAGGTCCCCGCCGTCACCCCCGAACATGTCGCGAGCCTCTGGGCGAACTACAAATTCGACGAGGGCAGTGCGGCACCCGGCCTTTCGGTGGGAGCCGGCGTGCGGCTGCAGAGCGCGACCTATACCGACACGTCAAACACCGCCAAGAACGATGCCGCCGTCTATCTCGATGCCTCGGCGTCCTACGATTTCGGCGCCATCGACAAGAGGTATGAAGGTGTCTCGGCCGCTTTCGCCGTCCGCAACATTGCCGATGACCGCGCGACGGTGTGCAATTCCGGTTATTGCTACATGGGCCAGGGCCGCAACATCACGGCTTCGCTGAAGCGCCGCTGGTAA
- a CDS encoding alpha-ketoglutarate-dependent dioxygenase AlkB family protein: MLVLPKGIRHMPAHLSRAVQETLVEEVRSIVQQAPLFVPAMPRTGKEMSVRMTNCGPLGWVTDKERGYRYQPTHPLTGEPWPPIPDSLLDLWRQVSGYPNPPQACLINFYTPEAKMGLHQDRDEADFSAPVVSVSLGDDCLFRVGQTTRDGATKSFRLKSGDVVVLGGEGRLAFHGVDRIYPSTSALLKNGGRINLTLRRVTKPDEGAV, translated from the coding sequence ATGCTCGTTCTGCCCAAAGGCATCCGTCACATGCCGGCCCATCTGTCCCGCGCCGTCCAGGAGACGCTGGTCGAGGAGGTGAGAAGCATTGTCCAGCAGGCGCCGCTGTTCGTGCCGGCCATGCCTCGGACCGGCAAGGAGATGAGCGTGCGCATGACCAATTGCGGCCCTCTCGGCTGGGTCACCGACAAGGAACGCGGCTATCGCTACCAGCCGACGCATCCGCTGACCGGAGAGCCGTGGCCGCCTATCCCCGACAGTCTGCTCGACCTGTGGCGGCAGGTGTCGGGCTATCCCAATCCACCGCAGGCCTGCCTGATCAATTTCTACACGCCGGAAGCGAAGATGGGCCTGCATCAGGATCGCGACGAGGCCGATTTCTCAGCACCCGTCGTCTCCGTCTCGCTGGGTGACGATTGCCTGTTCAGGGTCGGCCAGACTACCCGCGATGGCGCCACCAAATCGTTCAGGCTCAAAAGCGGCGATGTCGTCGTGCTTGGCGGCGAGGGCCGTCTTGCCTTCCATGGCGTCGACCGCATCTACCCTTCGACCTCGGCGCTGCTCAAGAATGGCGGCAGGATCAATCTGACGTTGCGGCGGGTGACGAAGCCCGACGAGGGCGCCGTATAG